GCTATAGCTTCTGGACCAATTTAGTCATAGCCATTGTGGATTTCTGTATATGCGAGAGCTTTCGGACCAATCTAGTCCTAGTACATGTGGGAATCATGCTTGTCGACCTACTGGATATATTGCTCGTCTTAATATAAACAGAAGGCTCGGGACAAGGATTTTGTGCACATGGGAGTCAGTGCTCTCTTcacttttggatttttgaaaatttcagattctcatatttctctgctttcaagaattatgacattaaatatgtagatagatgtgtatacgaggattggaatcaaaaaagtctcgtcaaaaaatacgttatatttttggagatgcaaaaaagacaaatttctgacagtaCACTGACAAAATATACGTACTATTGTACTACTATTTatagtcagaaatttgtcttttttatattttccaaaatacaaagtattttttaatgggacttttttgactacactcctcgtgtctaaatctatctacatatttaatgccataatttttgaaaacataaaagagcgaggttttaaaaaatttcaaaaatccaaaagtcCAAGGAGCACTTATGCTCATGTGTGCACATGGTACTTTCGTCTTAATATTGGATGCAAAGCGTACGTCTCTTTTCTTCTCTCAACCTCCTTAGCCCAAAAGACACAAATCTATACACTGAACATCATACTGTAACTATATGCATACAATCAATCGGAGGAAGCAGAAGAATTTTTTTCATGAGACAATCAATCGCAGAATCTCTCCTTATTACACATACTTTTATCACAATGTCAACCATAAACAAGAGAAAAAATAGATTTAAAGAAAAAGGAGCATATACACATCAGTATCAATGAAATGGTATGCAATGTCTGAAGAAGAGTCTGATTGCTAAGGTTTAAGCGGAGCTCCAGTGTCCGGCTTTCTCGAAGCCGTTGCGGCCGTCAGGGGCGGACCTACGTTTTGCTACCAGGGGTCACATGACCCCGGGTAAAAGTTGTTTTGTTTGTAATATTCAAGCTATTTCTAGTGTGTGACACCCCTAAATTCAGAAGAAAAATAGTGTGAACTTGTAGAGTGACACCGGATAGTTTTTGTTCTAGGTCCGCCCCTGGCGGCCGTAGTAGTAGTCCTCCGTGGCCCGCTCGATCTCCGCGCGCGTGTTCATCACGAACGGCCCCTGCTGCACCACCGGCTCCTTCAGCGGCTGCCCCGCCGCCAGCACGAACCGCAGCGGCGCGCCGGACCCGTTCCACACGCTCAGCCCGTCCCCGTCGGCGCCGAGCACGAGGCAGTGGTGCGCGGCCGCCGGCGCGGCGCCCTCCCGGCCGAACGAGCCCTCCCCCTCGATCACGTACACGAAGGCGTTCCACCCCGCCGGGACCGGCTGGTGGAGCTGCGACCCCGGCTGCATCGTGAAGTCCATGTAGAGCGTCGGCGTCCGCGTGTACACCGGCGACCGCACCCCGAACGCCTCCCCCGCGATGATCCGGACCTCCACGCCGTCCTTCTCGGCGCGGCTTATGTCCTTGCTTTGCAGCTCCTGATACCGCGGCTCGATCCTGCCATGGATGCATAAATTTCAGTTTAGTGATTGATCATTCAGGATAGGAGGATTGTTGGCTTTGTTGCCTTGATATGATACACGTACATCTTGTCCTTGGAGGCGAGGTTGATCCAGAGCTGCAGGCCCTTCTGCACGCCGTCCGACGCCGGCATCTCCGAGTGCACGATGCCACGGCCGGCCGTCATCCACTGAAGATTCAGTATTGCAGTGTTAGCTGGAGATAAATTCCAACAAATCATGTTCATGACTGGAATGTTGAGTAGGTGTTGGACCTGAACATCTCCTGTTCTGATGGTGCCCTTGCGTCCGGAGAAGTCCTGGTGGGTGAAGGCCCCCTGCAGCCATCATAAAGCAACACTTCAGCAAACACATCGCAGCAGCAAGCAGGCAGCATGATTCATCagatagaagaagaagaacatggGAGGGAGGGAGGAGGAAGCAGGGCATGGCCGGGTGCGTACATCGAGCATGTAGGTCACGGTCTCGAATCCTCGGTGGGGGTGGTCGGGGAACCCAGCGGGCTTGGATACCGAAAACTCGTCGAGCATGAGGAACGGGTCCAGGCTCCTGAGCTCGTGCCTGGAGCAGCAAGAAACATACGGAAGTCAACCGACGGCAACTCGCGAGATTCAGTCAGCGAAGGGGTGATGGACTGTACTGTACCTGCCGATGCTCCGCCTGACGGTGGCGCCATGCCCCTCGGACTGGGCCTCCGAGAGCAGCTTCCTGACCACCGCCCTGGGGTTCTTGAACGGCGCCGTCGGGGCAGACGAAGACATGGTGGTGGCTGGGAGCAAGAACACGGCGCTCACGACAAGGatcaggaggaggagaaggattaGGATGAGGAGCGGGGTGGTGGAGCTTGTCTTTCTGGAAGGCGCTGTCGAGGAGAGAAGACGTTTGCTGTTGAGCTTGAGCCTGGTGAGACGGGCGAGTGCCGTATAAAtaggggaagaagaagatgatgaagatgagTGCCTCAGCATCTTCGTCGTCGCTCTGCTGCTGAGCAATGGTGGATGGGAGGGGTAAATAAATGGGGATCGAGACGCCTCGATCTCCAGGTGGGTGTTGACCATGGGCGGGCGGCGCgcgcggctgcggctgctgccggaaCCTGGAGCCGACGACGTGCTGGCGTGCGGCGATCGTCACCCTCGGCCGTACGTCGGCGTCGCGTCATGCGTTCCGTCATGGTTCTGCTACGCGTGCCCGCCATTATTCTTTTCAAAAGCATCCTTCCAAAATTTTCGGAAGTCCAAACCTTTTGAGATTATTTCTTAGGGCATGCCCAATGCAATGCCCTAGAGGTACTGCCTCGCAACTTTAGTTAGGTTCGGGTGATCCAAAGTAGGTTCGGCTAAGGAAGTAGCCTCTTCATCAGGAGGCAGCCTCTTCAGCCATAAAGTGAAAACTGAGTGAAAatgtgagagagaaagagaaaaaaCCAAATCACCTTTTAAGAGAAAGATATACTAATGGGACCCtaacatggcatgtatatgtcaaAAGTTTTATCCAAGCCTAGTTGGACAGCTGCCTCCATTGCTCATGCCCTTAGTCGCCTCCAAAATTTCCGTAAGGCTGGATTTTTTCAATTCATCTCTTCGTCTCCTCCAAGATTTCTTTGACACCAAATGTGCCGGATAGATCTTTAACGAGAGAAAAACATAGAATGATAGAGTATTTCCTTTGTCTGAGTACCAGGTACTGTAAAAATGCTCAAAACATACACTACTTCCTTTGTCTGGAAAAAAGATATTGCAGATTTATCTATATACGTATGTATCTAGGCGTATTTTAGTGTATAAATATATAAGAGTATAAAATATTATGAAATCGCTAGGGTGGCAATAAAAAAACTCACAGAAAAAATATATTGTCTTGTTGGTCAAGTTCAACATTCAATTCCAACTGGCAGCCGGACCCAAAAAAAACTTCTCCAAGCCTATACAAATGTACGTACTTTAGTTGCCAATTTATTTTGGATGAAATCTCACCTCACAATGAAAACTCAGACATCACCGAAAAGTGACACAGCAATCAACACGTGAACTCCCAAAGCCACAAAGCAAAAGCAAATCAACATCAACACCAGGAGATGCAATAATAAAACTTAGTACTGATCTTTCAAAAAATGATCAGCAAGTCAACATCAATATGACAGCTGCCATGATAGAACTTAGTAGCgatctttcaaaaaaaaaaaactttggaAAGATAAAACTTAGTGCCATAGCATAAAAATCAAAATCAGATACAACATGACAAGAAGTAGTAGCTCCGTCCATTGGGACGGCGGGAAGCTAgtttgttataaaagcgacaagcaaataacaaagaacgaaacaagaacacacgcaggggacacaagatttaacgtggaaaaccccttccaacacagaaggggaaaaaaccacgggcgtcagccagcaaaacttcactatatcgggaggtgtttacaaacgtcgtgggttatcttataatctgataaaccctagtcgGCGGCTTGcaggatgtatatataggcggtgccaatgATCCGtatctcgctccgctcgtcagaagttagcctttctttagtatatgaatttggatcacaatacaacaaattCCACattgagacaaattccatcttgtagcatgaacttcaacaatctcctgaacaacaaagaaaaacatttgctggcgccaacagccacttaggctaaacagttataccaaccaagctcgagcaaagctcaaacttcgaaacaggaactggctttgtcatcatatcaacaggattatcatgagtacttaccTTGCATACAttcagtttaccttgagcaacaatgtcgtcgtggtgaacgagcagatgccataggatggcttagattggggccgaatggacgcaagaggattcgggggagggtttgcgatcaggtgggaagagattccggatggtttcctcaagaacttggccaaggccagaggttgaagaagaaagacacaaggaagaactccctctagatcaccatgttcatagattcacacaagttacaggctctgccttcctacatacacgcgtacatacttgcccgtgaagatgggctgccccctctccttatataggggagagggtggcttacactgcaagaaaccctaatggcatctttgactggacaaactactttacagagttactgtacaaagctactttaactggctactgtacaaagctactttaatcatagatgacaccggggccttcttttatcatagaagctgacgtcccccggcttctttctccgtcacctctctctttggcgccagggctctgaataaagttacttggcttagctcatccttgtcttcttgctctgaagagaatctttgaccagtcctgccgacaggctctcctttccggtatcttttataccgggttccggcatacccctttggggataccggcttagccttgctctcccggattcctactaggcttccggcaagaacattaaaccggtatctcgatggctcaaaccatccggtttggcatgcctttggcataccgggggttatccccccaacattagtccccgaagctggtatagcctggaggattctatcctacagaccatgccaggttttcatctttctaagataccggtttagtcactcatctcttgagcttagttccggcacctttacccttgttccttttcttctctttgcaaggctcgttccggcatctcttttttccggcaccacgtgtctttgctccttcctcggcgaagtcgagaatatatcgggccccGCGCCCGTCGCTGACATGCGCATCAGAATCGACGCGCCGGTGTCCGCcgtcacatcgtttcgactcccgcgcacgcatttaatgcaccgcagcggatcccactacctcttcgggatcccgcgtgcgcctccgtgtggcctccgttttcgcgcgtgtatccctccgccacgtggcggcccaaggcgcgaaccgtcgcgggccgcgaggcgaaccgccgcggcccagcggttccacgcccactttctctctcttatataaacgcaactgcccgttcctcttcatcttcttcgcattcttctccttcgcgcacagagctccacgcctctgcgcctccgccgctctccgtccgccgtcgcccgttcaagctccggtgcccggcgaactcacgccgtgccgccgccggacttcgctgtgcggagatcttcggcagcaacttcttcgcgtccgccgcatttgtgcttcttcgcgagcttctccgcctcgccgtcgacggtgctcgccggcggctGCAGACCCGCTTCTCCGCCAGCAAACTCTTtccccagcgaccgcgccgctcaaggttggtactaatttctctttactcgccgttcgcttgctttccagatcttgagcctttggtgttcttatttgctcctttttctttggttttcctcttactcgtagatcttcacgcggggttcgagtctgggatttctgtttctccacctaccctcgcgatgtctgacgagggatcttcttccgcatcttcttcttccctttctctcaagcgccgcagaccctctcccggtgaatctacggcctcagatccaatggagaccgattccggcaatcagcaggaatccggtagcctccaagagtccggcggcaacctagaatccggtagctttagccaagcttccggtagccaagaggccgcAGGCTcggccaagcctctagcagctccagccaatcttccggcgaggagccttccccacccactcgcggagcctggatgggctccaacgttactgagttcgagattgattggctgtaccggtctcgaaggattccggaaggagtttcctgtcggattccggatgacgagatcgaaccggatccggaagacgacgagtttgttgtttttctcgctcacttcgagcgtggcttcggccttcctgcctctacttttttccgggagttcctagatttctacgaactccaacctcaccaccttcctggcaacgccattttctatctctcttgttatgccaccttcatggaggcttacatcggcattcgtcccactcgtgagacgtttgcccgtttctttaacttgcggatcaactccgtccagggcagggaaattcctaagcccaagccgcccgtgcagtgcggctcctgcatcgtcggctcccgccaagggagcacttttcttaagttttccggcctcgagtcttgccgcacctggcaaggaactttcttctacgtgaagaacaccggccgcgccgatcgcatcaatcttcctccatatcaAGAGGGGCCCCCaaagagccaactggagctacaacccgaagacagaacatgccgaaaccaatcgggtagtgcgcttcttggcctctttgaagaaggagaccaacatctgtcccgacgatgtcatccggaccttcatatcgcgccgggtgcttcctcttaagcgccgcgcacataggatgagcgagatgtatggcccgagcgatcctaccaagatcacagccgtgctctcagcaagaaagatgttgttcgcaaggctaagcagatttgtcaaactgctatgccttttacttgggaatggggcctccttcccctcagttcctctaaccgtccgacccaagaagtaagagattgcgcaatttggggttgtctttgccggtaagtttctcgcttttgctaaccttctttttaccttgtttcgggccagggaccgcttcccctctatccaggcagagccgcgaggacc
This region of Lolium perenne isolate Kyuss_39 chromosome 2, Kyuss_2.0, whole genome shotgun sequence genomic DNA includes:
- the LOC127328247 gene encoding pirin-like protein; this encodes MVNTHLEIEASRSPFIYPSHPPLLSSRATTKMLRHSSSSSSSSPIYTALARLTRLKLNSKRLLSSTAPSRKTSSTTPLLILILLLLLILVVSAVFLLPATTMSSSAPTAPFKNPRAVVRKLLSEAQSEGHGATVRRSIGRHELRSLDPFLMLDEFSVSKPAGFPDHPHRGFETVTYMLDGAFTHQDFSGRKGTIRTGDVQWMTAGRGIVHSEMPASDGVQKGLQLWINLASKDKMIEPRYQELQSKDISRAEKDGVEVRIIAGEAFGVRSPVYTRTPTLYMDFTMQPGSQLHQPVPAGWNAFVYVIEGEGSFGREGAAPAAAHHCLVLGADGDGLSVWNGSGAPLRFVLAAGQPLKEPVVQQGPFVMNTRAEIERATEDYYYGRQGRT